A single genomic interval of Fructobacillus americanaquae harbors:
- a CDS encoding HD domain-containing protein, with product MSEKLAHEKVLRDPIHKFIHIQDQLVLDLINTPEFQRLRRVEQLGVTAFVFHGAVHDRFGHSVGAYELARRITDYFNEYYRSKTPGDGLWNPEEQMLTVVAALLHDVGHGAFSHTFEHLFHTNHEQMTQDIITGDTEINRILQSYSPDFPNKVASVIAKTYENPQIVQLISSQLDVDRMDYLLRDAYYTGATYGEFDIDRIMRTMKPCKTGIVYDIAGMHAVEDYIVSRYQMYLQVYFHPVSRGMEVILEHLLGRVKELLSQGHNTGDLVGPLLAPVFQPDHDLTIDEYLRLDDNLFMTAINGWQDYPDQILADLSSRFLNRRPFKSIQINDQSAPYLAELEQIVKDAGFDPDYYTAQNDAYDLPYDDYKPSEKKPRTQIELVLSDGSHRELSQLSALVASIKGRASLDQRFFFPKEMLNNGPDDLFSQVHQNFRSLIKNDTFIPGEH from the coding sequence ATGTCGGAAAAATTAGCACACGAAAAAGTTCTCCGCGATCCAATTCACAAATTCATTCACATCCAAGACCAATTAGTCTTAGACCTGATTAATACGCCTGAGTTTCAGCGACTCCGCAGGGTTGAACAACTTGGCGTCACTGCCTTTGTTTTCCACGGGGCCGTCCATGACCGTTTCGGCCATTCAGTCGGTGCCTACGAACTAGCTCGACGGATTACCGATTACTTTAACGAATACTATCGCAGCAAAACACCCGGTGACGGCCTTTGGAACCCAGAGGAACAGATGCTGACGGTCGTCGCCGCTCTCTTACATGACGTTGGCCACGGTGCCTTTTCACACACTTTTGAGCACCTTTTCCACACCAACCATGAACAGATGACCCAGGACATTATTACTGGCGACACCGAGATTAATCGGATTTTGCAGTCATACAGTCCTGATTTCCCCAACAAAGTCGCCTCAGTGATTGCCAAAACCTATGAAAACCCACAGATCGTCCAACTAATTTCCAGCCAATTAGACGTAGATCGAATGGACTACCTTCTCCGCGACGCCTATTACACCGGTGCAACTTACGGTGAGTTCGATATCGACCGGATAATGCGCACGATGAAGCCTTGCAAAACCGGCATTGTCTACGATATTGCTGGTATGCATGCTGTCGAAGACTACATCGTCTCCCGCTACCAGATGTATCTGCAAGTCTACTTCCACCCGGTTTCACGGGGGATGGAAGTTATCCTAGAACATCTCTTAGGGCGTGTCAAAGAGCTTCTTTCACAGGGACACAATACTGGCGATTTGGTTGGTCCTTTGCTGGCGCCTGTCTTTCAGCCCGACCATGATTTAACCATTGATGAGTACCTACGCCTTGATGACAACCTCTTTATGACGGCCATCAATGGTTGGCAGGACTATCCTGACCAAATCTTAGCAGACCTCTCATCTCGATTCTTAAACCGTCGGCCGTTCAAGTCCATCCAAATTAACGACCAGTCGGCACCCTATCTAGCTGAACTCGAGCAAATCGTTAAGGATGCCGGCTTCGACCCAGACTACTACACCGCTCAAAATGACGCCTATGACCTTCCTTACGATGATTATAAGCCAAGCGAGAAGAAGCCACGGACCCAAATCGAGCTTGTCTTAAGCGACGGTAGCCACCGTGAGTTATCACAACTCTCGGCCCTTGTTGCCTCCATTAAGGGGCGTGCTTCCTTGGACCAACGCTTCTTTTTCCCAAAGGAAATGCTCAACAATGGCCCAGACGACCTCTTCTCCCAGGTTCACCAAAATTTTCGCTCACTAATTAAAAATGATACATTCATCCCTGGTGAACATTAA
- the nadE gene encoding ammonia-dependent NAD(+) synthetase codes for MRALQAKIIAELHVQPVIDPQTEIRRSVDFLKQYLTHSVYQGLVIAISGGQDSTLAGKLGQMAIDELREETKEDYQFIAIRQPYGQQQDEDDAKAALDFINPDQTITTNIKSATDAMVTSLRAAGLVVDDLSRGSIKPKMRMIAQYAVAREHQAVVIGTDHAAEAIAGFFTKYGDGGTDINPLWRLNKRQGRSLLEALSAPTHLYEKTPTADLEDDRPQLPDEVALGVAYKAIDDYLEGKQVATSDAEKIESLYLNSQQKRHEPITIYDTWFY; via the coding sequence ATGAGAGCTCTTCAAGCCAAAATTATCGCCGAACTACACGTACAACCCGTGATCGATCCGCAGACCGAAATAAGACGGTCGGTTGACTTCTTAAAGCAGTATTTGACCCATAGTGTCTATCAAGGATTGGTCATTGCCATTTCTGGTGGGCAGGATTCAACATTGGCTGGTAAATTAGGTCAAATGGCCATTGACGAGCTAAGAGAAGAAACAAAAGAAGATTATCAATTCATCGCCATCCGCCAGCCTTACGGGCAGCAGCAAGATGAAGACGATGCAAAAGCAGCGCTTGACTTCATCAATCCTGATCAGACGATTACAACCAATATCAAATCAGCGACCGATGCCATGGTAACATCTTTACGCGCGGCTGGTTTAGTCGTTGATGACTTAAGCCGGGGTTCAATTAAGCCCAAGATGCGTATGATTGCTCAGTATGCGGTTGCCAGAGAACACCAGGCAGTTGTGATTGGTACCGATCATGCGGCCGAAGCCATTGCCGGCTTTTTCACCAAGTACGGTGATGGTGGCACGGATATCAACCCCCTCTGGCGGTTAAATAAGCGCCAAGGACGGTCCTTGCTTGAAGCTCTTTCAGCTCCGACTCATTTGTATGAAAAGACACCAACAGCTGATTTAGAAGACGACCGGCCACAACTACCAGACGAAGTTGCCCTAGGGGTTGCTTACAAGGCCATAGACGACTATTTGGAAGGCAAGCAGGTTGCAACTAGTGATGCCGAAAAAATTGAATCACTCTACTTAAATAGCCAGCAAAAGCGACATGAACCAATTACGATTTATGACACTTGGTTTTATTAA
- a CDS encoding nicotinate phosphoribosyltransferase: MYTDDSLVLHTDAYQINMIYTYWKDKIDQKPVVFEAYFRKMPFDNGYVVFTGLERLVKALTNLHFSDADIDYLRSLNLYEEDFLHYLKDWRLTATIRSAIEGEVMFNHEPLIQVDGPLVDAQLLETLLLNIINFQTLISTKAARIASVTDGQPLLEFGTRRAQELDAALWGTRAAYIGGFDASSNVRAGKLFQIPISGTHAHALIQAYQSDYAGFLAYAKTHHDVVFLVDTFDTLKSGVPNAIKVAKEFGDKINFQGVRIDSGDMAYLSKKVRTMLDEAGFPNAKIYASNDLDENTILNLKSQGAKIDVWGIGTKLITAYDQPALGAVYKMVNIDGQNTIKLSNNVEKISTPGKKQIWRITDKKDGKSEGDYLTFFGQNPNQVETLHMFDPNHPLLSKEVTDFQATPILHDIFVNGKLVYDLPTIKEIKAYAKNSLDNLWDEYKRILNPETYPVDLAQDLYDAKNDLIQTIRQQIKEMKA; the protein is encoded by the coding sequence ATGTACACAGACGATTCACTGGTATTGCATACTGATGCATACCAAATCAATATGATTTACACCTATTGGAAAGACAAAATCGATCAAAAGCCAGTGGTCTTTGAAGCCTATTTCCGCAAGATGCCCTTTGACAACGGCTACGTTGTTTTCACTGGGTTGGAACGACTCGTTAAGGCACTAACAAATCTTCACTTTAGTGATGCTGATATTGATTACTTACGGTCTTTAAACCTCTATGAAGAGGACTTTTTGCACTATTTAAAGGATTGGCGGTTAACGGCGACCATCCGCTCGGCTATCGAGGGCGAGGTCATGTTTAACCACGAACCATTAATCCAAGTCGATGGGCCGTTAGTGGATGCCCAATTGTTAGAAACTCTCTTATTGAATATCATCAACTTCCAGACACTAATTTCAACGAAAGCAGCCCGAATCGCTTCAGTTACCGATGGTCAGCCCTTGCTTGAATTTGGAACCAGACGGGCCCAGGAACTTGATGCTGCTCTCTGGGGAACTCGAGCCGCTTATATTGGCGGTTTTGATGCCAGTTCAAACGTCAGGGCGGGCAAACTTTTCCAGATTCCAATCTCAGGGACGCATGCTCACGCTTTGATTCAGGCCTACCAAAGTGACTATGCAGGTTTTCTTGCCTATGCGAAGACCCACCATGATGTTGTTTTCTTGGTTGATACCTTTGACACCTTAAAATCAGGCGTGCCAAATGCCATCAAGGTGGCCAAGGAATTTGGCGACAAAATCAACTTCCAAGGAGTCCGGATTGATTCAGGTGATATGGCCTACCTATCAAAGAAGGTTCGGACAATGCTCGATGAAGCTGGCTTCCCCAATGCCAAAATTTACGCCTCCAATGACCTGGACGAAAATACCATCTTGAATTTGAAAAGTCAGGGGGCCAAGATTGATGTTTGGGGCATCGGTACGAAACTGATTACCGCATACGACCAACCAGCCCTTGGTGCCGTTTACAAAATGGTCAACATCGATGGGCAAAATACCATTAAGTTGTCCAATAACGTTGAAAAAATTTCCACGCCCGGTAAAAAACAAATTTGGCGGATTACCGATAAGAAGGATGGCAAGTCAGAAGGTGATTATTTGACCTTCTTTGGCCAAAATCCAAATCAAGTCGAGACACTCCACATGTTTGATCCAAACCACCCCCTTCTTTCCAAAGAGGTCACTGATTTTCAGGCAACGCCTATTCTCCATGACATTTTCGTCAATGGAAAATTAGTCTATGATCTGCCTACTATCAAAGAAATTAAGGCCTACGCCAAAAACTCACTGGATAATCTGTGGGATGAGTACAAACGCATCTTAAATCCAGAAACCTACCCAGTTGATTTGGCACAGGACCTCTACGATGCCAAAAACGACTTAATTCAAACCATCCGTCAACAAATCAAGGAGATGAAAGCATGA
- a CDS encoding metal-sulfur cluster assembly factor: MLALSQVIDPDFRVDVVNLGFINEIDLNDQDLCTVNMTLTVLGCPIMGTLEEMVVNALDVLDGVEQVKIEYRLKPAWSVERLSPYAKAMLGLS; the protein is encoded by the coding sequence ATGTTGGCCTTGAGTCAGGTGATTGACCCGGACTTTCGTGTGGATGTTGTTAATTTGGGTTTTATTAATGAAATTGATTTAAATGACCAGGACTTGTGTACGGTCAATATGACTTTGACAGTGCTTGGGTGTCCGATTATGGGTACTTTAGAAGAAATGGTTGTTAATGCCTTGGACGTCCTTGATGGCGTTGAGCAAGTTAAGATTGAATATCGTTTGAAACCGGCTTGGTCGGTTGAAAGGCTCTCACCATACGCCAAAGCAATGTTGGGCCTAAGTTAG
- the rpoE gene encoding DNA-directed RNA polymerase subunit delta — MSNLENGQLKEEMSLVEIATAILAEEKKAMPFTDLVTAIQNFLEIDTDAFQSRLSQFYTDLNTDGSFISLGNNEWALRSWYPVDAIDESIHEIDDEEEKPKKKKASKKVNVFADSASADDDVIDYNDDDPEDDDFDDLEGHNAKTGDGNDAEDDDDAEKDEAIEDNLTELAGSDDLDDLSDGDEEQ, encoded by the coding sequence ATGTCAAATTTAGAAAACGGTCAACTCAAGGAAGAGATGTCCTTGGTGGAAATCGCTACGGCCATTTTAGCAGAAGAAAAGAAGGCCATGCCCTTTACTGATTTAGTAACGGCCATCCAAAACTTTTTGGAAATCGATACGGATGCGTTCCAAAGTCGATTGTCACAATTTTATACGGACTTGAACACTGACGGTTCGTTTATTTCCTTGGGAAATAACGAATGGGCTCTGCGTTCATGGTATCCAGTCGATGCAATCGATGAATCAATTCACGAAATTGATGATGAAGAAGAAAAGCCAAAGAAGAAGAAGGCCTCTAAGAAGGTTAACGTCTTTGCTGATTCTGCATCAGCCGATGACGACGTGATTGACTATAACGATGATGATCCAGAAGACGATGACTTTGATGACCTTGAAGGTCACAATGCTAAGACTGGTGATGGCAATGATGCCGAAGATGACGACGATGCTGAAAAGGACGAAGCCATCGAAGATAACCTGACGGAATTAGCCGGTTCAGATGACTTGGATGACTTATCTGATGGGGATGAAGAGCAATAA
- a CDS encoding M1 family metallopeptidase has protein sequence MAAIPRLYETFQPNHYDLFLDISRENKLIVGKTTITGHVTTTDLALHQHDLVVETLKVNGQAVDFTMDNDQDQVTFKADQPGEIEVEVTYHAPLTDNMNGIYPSYYNVDGQAKQLVSTQFETYFARQAFPSIDEPEAKATFSLAIKFDEKPEESVISNMPEQKVEEGVHYFDKTVKMSTYLLGFALGDLQSKKTKTNSGVEIGVFATKAHPADNLDFALDIAKRSIEFFEDFYQTPYPLPHSWQVALPDFSAGAMENWGVVTYREACLLVDPKNSSTATKQYVATIVAHELAHQWFGDLVTMKWWDELWLNESFANMMEYVATDFLEPDWHIWESFNAVEVQKALHRDAILGVQPVHVEVHHPEEIDALFDPAIVYAKGGHLLVMVRALIGDDALRNGLKQYFAKKKYGNATGDDLWAALGEASGKNIGAIMHSWLEQPGYPVVSVKVEDGRVKVSQKPFSIGGDKSAVPNADSRIWQVPLAASAVSAPDLLTTETMDLGDYETLQRESDGAFTLNVGNTGHYIVQYDDTLLAEQVANLETANAISQAQFLQNNLLLAQAGQGSFADLLWVLPKLADSTSELVQSLIYQVIAQVKAFATDGSDLEKNLQTFVNDLSKQQLIRLGFDKRAGENVDDEMVRAEVLSAALFAKNADLVAHAHQVFEEAGGDVTKLPANGRAVILKNEIQNFNTQEKFNQFLTDYQKTAEAALKSDLEAALVTSQDESQLETLVANYQNADVIKPQDLRGWFQGILGNDKGQALAWDWAKNNWDWLEDRLGGDMSFSSYVTVISRIFKTAENLAEFKAFFTPKLDQPGLAREIVIDQAVIENRVKTIADQTADVDRALALLAQK, from the coding sequence ATGGCTGCAATTCCACGTCTTTATGAAACATTCCAACCCAATCATTATGATTTGTTTTTGGATATCTCACGCGAAAATAAGTTGATTGTTGGAAAAACGACAATTACGGGTCACGTGACGACGACTGATTTAGCATTACATCAACACGACTTAGTGGTGGAAACATTAAAAGTCAACGGTCAAGCGGTTGACTTTACAATGGACAATGACCAAGATCAAGTGACTTTTAAGGCTGATCAACCTGGTGAAATTGAAGTTGAGGTTACTTACCATGCTCCCTTAACGGACAATATGAATGGAATTTATCCATCTTATTACAATGTTGATGGCCAAGCCAAGCAATTGGTTTCCACACAATTTGAAACTTATTTTGCCCGCCAGGCTTTTCCAAGCATCGATGAACCAGAAGCCAAGGCAACGTTCTCTTTGGCCATTAAGTTTGATGAAAAGCCAGAGGAATCAGTTATCTCAAACATGCCAGAGCAAAAGGTCGAAGAGGGCGTGCATTATTTTGACAAGACAGTCAAGATGTCTACCTACCTCCTAGGCTTTGCCTTGGGTGACTTGCAAAGCAAAAAGACCAAGACGAACTCTGGTGTTGAAATTGGGGTTTTTGCTACCAAGGCTCACCCTGCTGACAACTTGGACTTTGCACTTGACATTGCAAAGCGGTCAATCGAATTCTTCGAAGACTTCTATCAGACACCGTATCCATTGCCACATTCTTGGCAAGTGGCCTTGCCTGATTTTTCGGCTGGCGCCATGGAAAACTGGGGTGTTGTGACTTATCGTGAAGCTTGCTTGCTCGTTGATCCAAAGAATTCTTCGACGGCAACCAAGCAATATGTGGCGACCATCGTGGCTCATGAATTGGCTCACCAATGGTTTGGTGACTTGGTGACCATGAAGTGGTGGGATGAGTTGTGGTTGAATGAGTCCTTTGCCAATATGATGGAATACGTAGCGACAGACTTCTTGGAACCTGACTGGCATATCTGGGAATCCTTCAACGCTGTTGAAGTTCAAAAGGCGCTTCACCGTGATGCCATTTTGGGTGTTCAGCCAGTTCACGTCGAGGTACATCATCCAGAAGAAATCGATGCACTCTTTGACCCCGCCATTGTCTATGCCAAGGGTGGGCACTTGTTGGTCATGGTCCGTGCCTTGATTGGAGACGACGCCTTGCGCAATGGTTTGAAGCAATACTTTGCCAAGAAGAAGTACGGCAATGCGACTGGTGATGACCTCTGGGCCGCCTTGGGTGAAGCATCTGGCAAGAACATTGGTGCGATCATGCATTCTTGGTTGGAACAACCAGGTTATCCAGTTGTTTCTGTCAAGGTGGAAGATGGTCGCGTTAAGGTTAGCCAAAAGCCATTCTCAATTGGTGGTGACAAATCAGCTGTGCCAAATGCCGATAGCCGGATTTGGCAGGTACCGTTGGCTGCCTCTGCCGTCTCGGCACCAGATTTGTTGACGACTGAAACCATGGATTTAGGTGATTACGAAACACTGCAACGTGAAAGTGATGGCGCCTTTACATTGAACGTTGGCAATACTGGTCATTATATTGTACAATACGATGACACACTTTTGGCCGAACAGGTGGCAAATTTGGAAACGGCCAACGCCATTTCGCAAGCCCAATTCTTGCAAAACAACTTATTGTTGGCCCAAGCTGGTCAAGGATCCTTTGCTGATTTGCTTTGGGTCTTGCCAAAGTTGGCAGACTCAACGTCTGAATTGGTTCAGTCACTGATTTATCAAGTAATTGCTCAGGTCAAAGCCTTTGCGACAGATGGTTCTGATTTGGAAAAGAACTTGCAGACCTTTGTCAATGACCTTTCAAAGCAACAATTGATTCGTCTTGGCTTTGACAAACGTGCTGGTGAAAATGTTGACGATGAAATGGTACGAGCTGAAGTCCTGTCAGCAGCCCTCTTTGCCAAAAATGCTGATTTGGTGGCTCATGCTCACCAAGTCTTTGAAGAGGCTGGTGGGGATGTTACGAAGTTGCCTGCCAATGGTCGGGCAGTGATTTTGAAAAACGAAATCCAAAATTTCAACACGCAAGAAAAGTTCAACCAATTCTTGACGGACTACCAAAAGACGGCGGAAGCGGCCTTGAAGTCTGATTTGGAAGCCGCTTTGGTAACGAGCCAGGATGAAAGTCAGTTGGAAACCTTGGTTGCCAACTACCAGAATGCTGATGTGATCAAGCCACAAGACCTCCGTGGCTGGTTCCAAGGTATCTTGGGCAATGACAAGGGTCAAGCTTTGGCCTGGGACTGGGCAAAGAATAACTGGGACTGGTTGGAAGATCGCCTCGGTGGTGACATGTCCTTCTCATCTTACGTAACGGTGATTTCGCGGATTTTCAAGACAGCGGAAAACTTGGCCGAATTCAAGGCCTTTTTCACGCCTAAGTTGGACCAGCCAGGTTTGGCTCGTGAAATCGTGATTGATCAAGCGGTGATTGAAAACCGGGTGAAGACGATTGCCGACCAGACAGCTGACGTTGACCGCGCTTTGGCCTTGTTGGCACAAAAGTAA
- a CDS encoding amino acid permease produces the protein MENGKELKRSLSSFQMEMIALGGTIGVGLFLGSSSTIKWTGTSVLLAYLLAGLVLYIVMRALGEMLYVKPIVGSFANYATKYIHPVAGYLTVWANVFQWLTVGISETIAVGDYLHYWWPGVPTWVTGVIVLILLTLTNLVTVKAYGRLEAWFSIIKVLTIVFMIILGLLMIVFGFGNHGHAIGFSNLWSHGPFFAHGFKGFMFALSIVVTSYQAIEIIGITAGEAAHPQEAIVKSIKSIVARILIFYVGAIFVIVTIYPWDKLDTVGSPFVETFAKVGITAAAGIINFVMLTAAASALNSGLFSSSRMLYTLAQQKELPPVFLKLSKNRVPDVSVLAMSVGILLGIVLNAVLPIFWKGSENIFVLVYSASTLPGMVPWFVILISQIKFRRENPDLMKGHPFMLALSPWSNYFAIFFLLITLVFMVINPTTRVPLAIGFAFLFFMGLLYFWMHRNQQEVK, from the coding sequence ATGGAAAATGGAAAAGAATTAAAGCGGTCATTGTCGTCGTTCCAGATGGAAATGATTGCCCTTGGTGGAACGATTGGTGTTGGACTCTTCTTGGGGTCATCATCGACCATCAAATGGACGGGGACGTCCGTCCTGCTGGCTTACCTATTGGCCGGTTTGGTCTTATATATTGTGATGCGGGCATTGGGTGAAATGCTCTACGTGAAACCAATTGTTGGATCATTTGCCAACTATGCAACGAAGTATATTCATCCGGTTGCTGGTTATTTAACCGTATGGGCGAATGTCTTTCAGTGGTTGACGGTTGGAATTTCGGAAACAATCGCCGTTGGCGATTACTTGCATTACTGGTGGCCGGGTGTGCCAACCTGGGTAACGGGTGTGATTGTCTTAATCCTGTTGACGTTAACGAACTTGGTGACGGTGAAGGCCTATGGTCGATTGGAAGCCTGGTTCTCAATCATTAAGGTTTTGACGATTGTCTTTATGATTATCTTGGGTCTGTTGATGATTGTCTTTGGTTTTGGTAACCATGGCCATGCAATTGGCTTTTCGAATCTTTGGTCACACGGACCATTCTTTGCCCATGGCTTCAAGGGCTTCATGTTTGCCTTGTCAATTGTGGTCACTTCTTACCAAGCCATCGAGATCATTGGTATTACGGCCGGTGAAGCGGCCCATCCACAAGAAGCAATCGTCAAGTCGATTAAGTCGATTGTTGCGCGAATCTTGATTTTCTACGTTGGGGCAATCTTTGTGATTGTGACGATTTATCCTTGGGACAAATTAGACACGGTTGGTTCACCATTCGTTGAAACTTTTGCTAAGGTCGGTATCACGGCTGCTGCTGGAATCATCAATTTTGTTATGTTGACGGCTGCTGCATCGGCTTTGAATTCCGGTCTATTTTCATCATCACGAATGCTGTACACATTGGCACAGCAAAAGGAATTGCCACCAGTCTTCTTGAAGTTGTCAAAGAACCGCGTGCCAGACGTTTCCGTTTTGGCCATGTCTGTTGGAATTCTGCTGGGAATTGTTCTAAATGCCGTCTTACCAATTTTCTGGAAGGGGTCTGAGAACATTTTTGTCTTGGTTTACTCGGCTTCAACCTTGCCTGGCATGGTGCCATGGTTTGTCATCTTGATTTCGCAAATTAAGTTCCGGAGGGAAAATCCAGACTTGATGAAGGGGCACCCGTTCATGTTGGCTTTGTCACCATGGTCGAACTATTTTGCAATTTTCTTCCTATTAATTACTTTGGTTTTCATGGTGATTAACCCAACGACTCGGGTACCACTGGCCATTGGCTTTGCTTTCTTATTCTTCATGGGGCTCTTGTACTTCTGGATGCACCGTAACCAGCAAGAAGTTAAGTAA
- a CDS encoding cation:proton antiporter: MSILLIIALLVGAVVAANIVQPFVKRIPEALILIVIGALFSILPTFHGFQINSEFFLFLIIAPIMFQEGQSHPYNTIRKHAKTIIQLSVVLALFTMVLVALVNANFPTKWPLALTIALAAIVVPTDAVAVKSMTKGLTMPKGLNKSLELESLFNDATGIVLLDLALSFFTKGSLSPMTGIGYFLFVSLGGLLVGAILSLLVVGLRMYLNFHATSAQATTIPLNLLTPFVIYIVAEHLGTSGILAVVAAGLVHNWEHSKLQLIATESQIVTATIWQTTTTVLNGIVFVILGLALPAIFKTMTHFGWIGSLILLALAAAIYLAMFLGRFLWVTLQSDQNLTEFFGKKHTKNRRIRARLFGLSGVHGAVTLALAMSLPTKINGRPLPFLDEIQIVTTLVILLSLAVASVSLPLLLKPETAEFSPEDLDRVRKQMIDTAIIAVEQSSAKHAIKKALSQTLQTQKFTNGRRLAQADFTTAVLPLMNAVFDELNDYLDSDHVQQNFAENTIAIYSKIIQRGLINPATKRHPLMHLVRKLRRLQGELRFHIKTRTFTRKQRARYQQEHLKARPKQQRMMANLRDNRHAVWALNADTQSYADQLLAKHLAEQMIAGQETGNIDQVRTLLDRFFDLVAHDYQHVNVTVPAEAYIHAFGHEYRFVTSELEKKAISPALGDQLYHEINQAQTLQLMDFTAN, encoded by the coding sequence ATGTCGATTTTATTGATTATCGCCTTGCTCGTGGGTGCCGTTGTTGCGGCTAACATTGTTCAACCCTTTGTCAAGCGTATTCCAGAAGCACTGATTTTAATTGTAATCGGTGCCCTTTTTTCCATCCTACCAACCTTTCACGGCTTTCAAATCAATTCCGAGTTCTTTTTATTCTTGATTATTGCTCCCATCATGTTTCAAGAGGGACAAAGCCACCCTTACAATACCATCCGCAAACACGCCAAGACCATTATCCAACTTTCAGTCGTATTGGCGCTTTTTACGATGGTCTTAGTTGCCTTAGTCAACGCCAACTTCCCCACTAAGTGGCCATTGGCCTTAACGATTGCTTTGGCAGCGATCGTTGTCCCAACGGATGCCGTGGCCGTTAAGTCAATGACCAAGGGCCTAACCATGCCTAAGGGATTAAATAAGTCGCTTGAACTAGAGTCGCTTTTTAATGATGCAACCGGAATTGTTTTACTGGACCTAGCCCTTTCATTCTTTACTAAGGGGTCTTTATCACCGATGACAGGTATCGGCTATTTTCTTTTTGTATCCTTAGGAGGCCTGTTAGTTGGCGCTATCCTTTCTTTATTAGTAGTTGGGTTACGGATGTATTTAAACTTCCACGCAACTTCTGCTCAGGCAACAACCATTCCCTTAAACCTCTTAACTCCCTTTGTTATTTATATTGTCGCTGAGCACCTTGGCACTTCCGGTATTTTAGCCGTCGTTGCGGCCGGCTTAGTGCATAACTGGGAACATTCAAAACTGCAGCTCATCGCCACCGAAAGTCAAATCGTGACCGCTACCATTTGGCAGACCACAACAACCGTTTTGAACGGGATCGTCTTTGTAATTTTAGGTCTAGCACTACCAGCCATTTTCAAAACGATGACCCACTTTGGCTGGATCGGCTCACTGATTTTGCTTGCCCTGGCTGCAGCCATCTACCTGGCGATGTTTTTAGGTCGCTTTCTTTGGGTGACACTCCAAAGTGATCAAAACCTAACCGAGTTCTTTGGTAAAAAACATACAAAAAACCGTCGAATTCGCGCCCGTCTCTTTGGCCTTTCTGGCGTCCACGGGGCCGTTACCTTGGCCTTGGCAATGTCATTACCAACAAAAATCAATGGTCGCCCCCTGCCTTTCTTAGATGAAATTCAAATTGTGACCACCCTCGTGATTTTGCTTTCCCTTGCTGTTGCCAGCGTGTCTCTGCCCCTTTTGCTGAAACCAGAAACGGCAGAGTTTAGCCCGGAGGATCTCGATCGCGTCCGCAAGCAAATGATTGACACGGCCATTATTGCTGTCGAACAGTCCTCAGCAAAACACGCCATTAAAAAAGCGCTCAGTCAAACCTTGCAAACGCAAAAGTTTACCAATGGTCGTCGATTGGCTCAAGCTGATTTTACGACGGCCGTCCTGCCACTCATGAACGCTGTCTTCGATGAATTGAACGACTATTTGGATTCCGATCACGTTCAACAGAACTTTGCTGAGAACACGATTGCCATCTATTCTAAGATTATTCAACGTGGCCTGATTAACCCAGCTACCAAGCGGCATCCATTGATGCACTTGGTCCGTAAACTCCGACGGTTGCAAGGGGAACTCCGGTTCCACATAAAGACTCGTACCTTTACCCGTAAACAACGTGCTCGTTATCAGCAAGAGCACCTTAAAGCACGTCCCAAACAGCAACGAATGATGGCTAATTTACGTGATAACCGTCACGCTGTTTGGGCCTTAAACGCTGATACCCAAAGTTATGCTGACCAGCTGCTCGCCAAGCACTTGGCAGAACAAATGATTGCTGGCCAAGAAACCGGCAATATCGACCAGGTCAGGACCCTCTTAGATCGCTTCTTTGATTTGGTTGCGCATGATTATCAACACGTTAATGTCACGGTGCCTGCCGAAGCTTACATTCACGCATTCGGACATGAATACCGTTTTGTCACTAGCGAATTGGAGAAAAAAGCAATTTCACCAGCCCTTGGTGACCAACTTTATCACGAAATTAAC
- a CDS encoding DUF1934 domain-containing protein — protein MSQKEVQVKISHQVFQDAGDERYEIETTGVLTIKGDSVYLAYTEKIDDQGETNVVFKFSENQISLSRHNVTKTRMVFRPGLVEHQPYQTVAGMMLLSTNTSQIDFAFDEVQLAGSLDLAYALSANDQVVGQYQVALQFGPKSSILN, from the coding sequence ATGAGCCAAAAAGAAGTACAAGTAAAAATTAGTCACCAGGTCTTTCAAGATGCAGGTGACGAGCGGTATGAAATTGAAACAACCGGTGTATTAACCATCAAGGGTGATAGTGTATACCTGGCCTACACCGAAAAGATTGACGATCAAGGTGAGACCAATGTCGTCTTTAAGTTTAGCGAAAATCAAATCAGCCTCAGCCGCCACAACGTGACGAAGACCCGGATGGTCTTCCGACCTGGTTTGGTTGAACACCAACCCTATCAAACAGTGGCAGGCATGATGCTGCTTTCAACCAATACCAGCCAGATTGACTTTGCCTTTGATGAAGTTCAGCTAGCCGGGTCTTTAGATTTAGCCTATGCCTTGTCTGCCAATGATCAAGTGGTTGGTCAATACCAGGTTGCCTTGCAATTTGGGCCAAAATCCAGTATACTCAACTAG